The Kordia sp. SMS9 genome window below encodes:
- a CDS encoding TIGR01777 family oxidoreductase, translating to MKKIIIAGGSGFLGQSLISYFLPKGYEIIVLSRSARKTGNDHLRYVQWNAKTLDIWMTELEGATVLINLTGKSVDCRYSEKNKAEILNSRVNATKVLGEAIQACAVPPKVWMNSSTATIYEHSLKRKMTEENGKIGDDFSMNVAKSWEATFYDCNTPKTNKIALRTSIVLGKNGGAFIPLKNLTKLGLGGTQGSGKQKVSWIHEHDFCRAVAFLLEKHETGTYNITAPNPIENKRFMKTIRNVLKVPFGLFQPKWLLKFGALIIKTEAELILKSRFVIPEKLVNAGFQFQYPTAEKAIEEIINRH from the coding sequence ATGAAAAAGATAATCATTGCAGGCGGAAGCGGATTTTTAGGACAATCATTAATCAGCTACTTTTTACCAAAAGGATATGAAATTATAGTGCTATCAAGAAGCGCAAGAAAAACAGGAAACGACCATTTGCGCTATGTACAATGGAATGCAAAAACTTTAGATATTTGGATGACTGAACTTGAAGGTGCAACTGTATTAATAAACCTTACGGGAAAGTCGGTAGATTGTCGCTATAGTGAAAAAAACAAAGCAGAAATTCTAAACTCCAGAGTCAATGCTACGAAAGTGCTAGGCGAAGCAATACAAGCCTGCGCTGTGCCTCCAAAAGTGTGGATGAATTCGTCTACTGCAACAATTTATGAGCATTCGCTAAAACGAAAAATGACGGAAGAAAACGGAAAGATAGGTGACGATTTTTCTATGAACGTTGCCAAATCGTGGGAAGCTACTTTTTACGATTGCAATACTCCAAAAACCAACAAAATTGCGTTGCGGACTTCCATCGTATTGGGAAAAAATGGTGGCGCGTTTATTCCGCTGAAAAACCTAACAAAACTTGGTTTGGGCGGAACGCAAGGAAGTGGAAAACAAAAAGTGAGCTGGATTCACGAACATGATTTTTGTCGCGCTGTTGCATTTTTGCTAGAAAAACACGAAACGGGAACGTATAATATAACAGCTCCGAATCCGATTGAAAATAAACGTTTTATGAAAACAATTCGGAACGTACTTAAAGTTCCTTTCGGACTCTTTCAACCAAAATGGTTACTCAAATTTGGTGCGCTCATTATAAAAACGGAAGCTGAATTGATTTTAAAAAGCAGATTTGTAATTCCTGAAAAATTAGTCAATGCTGGTTTTCAATTTCAATATCCGACTGCTGAAAAGGCGATTGAAGAAATTATTAATCGTCATTAA
- a CDS encoding SRPBCC family protein — MITITLKTHIKAPIQTVFDISRDITEHEASSKNTREKAIAGVTSGKINLGETVTWRAKHFGVYIKHTSLISEMESPTFFVDEMVEGVFKSLRHEHIFKEVDNATDMTDIFNYEVPYGIFGRVFNYFILKSYLTKFLHERNQHIKQRAEISNLTG, encoded by the coding sequence TTGATTACTATTACACTAAAAACACATATCAAAGCGCCAATTCAAACAGTTTTCGACATTTCTAGAGATATTACCGAACATGAAGCTTCAAGCAAAAACACACGCGAGAAAGCAATTGCTGGTGTGACTTCTGGGAAAATAAATTTGGGAGAAACGGTAACGTGGCGCGCCAAACATTTTGGGGTTTATATAAAACACACGAGTCTAATTTCCGAAATGGAATCACCCACTTTTTTTGTGGATGAAATGGTAGAAGGTGTTTTCAAAAGTTTGCGACATGAACATATTTTTAAAGAAGTGGACAATGCAACGGACATGACAGACATTTTCAACTACGAAGTTCCGTATGGCATTTTTGGACGCGTATTTAATTACTTCATTTTAAAATCCTATCTCACCAAATTTTTACACGAACGAAATCAACACATCAAACAACGCGCAGAAATCTCAAATTTAACAGGTTGA
- a CDS encoding sigma-70 family RNA polymerase sigma factor: MPNHQLDPNKWITLYADYLFNYTIVRVKDRETAQDLVQETFFAGLKSMANFKGEASERTWLISILKRKIIDYYRKINSKKGQAEVRINYNADTESEGDWLEERVADGYDKNAEDQMQNEELGLAIEDCIDKLPEKQAKIFKMKTILGYDTETICNDLNITASNLWVIIHRARTTLSGCLEQNWF, translated from the coding sequence ATGCCAAACCATCAACTGGATCCGAACAAGTGGATTACGCTCTATGCGGATTATCTTTTCAATTACACAATTGTAAGGGTAAAAGATAGAGAAACTGCACAAGATTTAGTCCAAGAAACGTTTTTTGCAGGACTAAAATCAATGGCAAATTTCAAAGGAGAAGCCTCAGAACGTACGTGGCTCATCTCTATTTTGAAACGAAAAATTATTGATTACTATCGCAAAATCAATTCAAAAAAAGGGCAAGCGGAAGTACGCATCAATTACAATGCTGACACAGAATCGGAAGGTGATTGGTTGGAAGAGCGCGTTGCTGATGGATATGATAAAAACGCCGAAGATCAAATGCAAAATGAAGAACTTGGACTTGCCATTGAAGACTGCATTGACAAACTTCCAGAAAAACAAGCTAAAATCTTTAAGATGAAAACCATTTTAGGATACGACACAGAAACCATTTGTAATGATTTAAATATAACTGCGTCTAACCTTTGGGTTATCATTCACAGAGCGAGAACCACGCTTTCTGGATGCCTCGAACAGAACTGGTTTTAA
- the gcvP gene encoding aminomethyl-transferring glycine dehydrogenase, whose translation MKTDSFSLRHNGIRTKDIPYMLQTIGVDSVEQLMDETIPDGIRLREALSLPKGLSENEFLAHMQDLAGHNKIFKSYIGLGYHEAVTPPVIQRNILENPGWYTAYTPYQAEIAQGRLEALLNFQTVVTELTGMELANASLLDESTAAAEAMTMLFGVRSRAQKKGNIVKFFVSEEVLPQTISLLKTRAIPIGIELVIGNHEEFDFSTDYFGALLQYPGKHGQIFDYRAFTEKANENEIKVAVAADILSLVLLESPGSFGVDVVVGTTQRFGIPLGYGGPHAAFFATKEAYKRSIPGRIIGVTKDTDGNRALRMALQTREQHIKRDKATSNICTAQVLLAVMAGMYAVYHGPNGLRYIANKVHTNTVNLANSLKQLGFKQTNTAFFDTIVIKANAAKVKEIAEYNEVNFLYIDDKTVAISINESTTKRDLEDIIFIFAAVVVKETVQITDTNTSKILASVVRETPFMEADVFNTYHSETEMMRYIKKLERKDLSLNHSMIALGSCTMKLNAAAEMLSLSSAQWNNIHPFVPVEQAEGYQILLKELIHQLNVVTGFAGTSLQPNSGAQGEFAGLMVIRAYHESRGDTHRNICLIPASAHGTNPASAVMAGMKVVVTKTSEDGNIDIDDLREKALLHKDNLAALMVTYPSTHGVFEATIKDITQIIHDNGGQVYMDGANMNAQVGLTNPATIGADVCHLNLHKTFAIPHGGGGPGVGPICVAAHLTPFLPSNPIIETGGEQAITSISAAPWGSALVCLISYGYITMLGSRGLTEATEYAILNANYIKGRLEGQYDILYTNERGRCAHEMIIDCRPFKQHGIEVTDIAKRLMDYGFHAPTVSFPVAGTIMIEPTESESVAELDRFCDAMLAIFEEISEASASDTNNVMKNAPHTLGMLTADEWNLPYSRQKAGFPLSFVAENKFWPTVRRVDDAYGDRNLICTCAPIEEYAEA comes from the coding sequence ATGAAAACTGATTCTTTTTCATTGAGACATAATGGAATTCGTACGAAAGACATTCCATACATGTTACAGACTATCGGAGTTGATTCTGTTGAACAATTGATGGATGAAACCATTCCAGATGGAATTCGCTTGCGAGAAGCACTTTCGCTTCCAAAAGGACTAAGCGAAAATGAATTTTTAGCGCACATGCAGGATTTGGCAGGTCACAATAAAATCTTCAAATCGTACATCGGTTTGGGATATCATGAAGCCGTAACGCCGCCTGTCATTCAACGTAACATCTTGGAAAATCCAGGTTGGTACACAGCGTATACGCCGTACCAAGCAGAAATTGCACAAGGAAGATTGGAAGCCTTGTTAAACTTCCAAACGGTGGTGACGGAATTGACAGGAATGGAACTTGCCAATGCGTCTTTATTAGACGAAAGTACCGCTGCGGCAGAAGCCATGACAATGCTATTTGGTGTACGATCAAGAGCGCAGAAAAAAGGAAACATCGTAAAGTTTTTCGTCTCTGAAGAAGTATTACCACAAACAATTTCCTTATTAAAAACACGTGCTATTCCGATCGGAATTGAGTTGGTAATTGGAAATCATGAAGAATTTGACTTTTCAACAGACTATTTTGGTGCTTTACTACAATATCCTGGAAAACACGGTCAAATATTTGACTACAGAGCATTCACAGAAAAAGCAAACGAAAACGAAATCAAAGTAGCAGTAGCAGCAGATATTTTAAGTTTGGTATTGTTAGAATCGCCAGGAAGCTTTGGAGTAGATGTTGTCGTAGGAACCACACAACGTTTCGGAATTCCATTAGGATATGGTGGACCACATGCCGCATTTTTTGCCACGAAAGAAGCGTACAAACGTAGCATTCCAGGAAGAATCATTGGTGTTACGAAAGATACGGACGGAAATCGTGCATTGCGCATGGCATTACAAACCCGCGAGCAACATATCAAAAGAGACAAAGCAACCTCTAACATCTGTACTGCACAAGTATTACTTGCCGTCATGGCGGGAATGTACGCAGTATATCACGGACCTAACGGATTGCGCTACATCGCTAACAAAGTACATACAAACACTGTAAATCTCGCAAATTCGCTTAAACAATTAGGGTTCAAGCAAACAAATACAGCATTCTTTGATACAATTGTCATCAAAGCAAATGCTGCCAAAGTAAAAGAAATTGCAGAATACAACGAAGTTAACTTTTTATACATTGACGACAAAACGGTTGCCATTTCTATCAACGAATCAACTACGAAACGTGATTTAGAAGACATCATTTTCATCTTTGCGGCGGTTGTTGTAAAAGAAACTGTGCAGATTACAGATACAAATACTTCTAAAATATTAGCTTCTGTAGTACGTGAAACACCGTTTATGGAAGCAGATGTATTCAACACTTATCATTCGGAAACAGAAATGATGCGCTACATCAAGAAATTGGAACGTAAAGATTTATCGCTAAATCATTCCATGATTGCCTTGGGTTCTTGTACAATGAAATTAAACGCTGCGGCGGAAATGTTATCGCTAAGTTCAGCACAGTGGAATAACATTCACCCTTTTGTTCCTGTAGAGCAGGCAGAAGGGTATCAAATATTACTAAAAGAACTGATTCACCAGCTAAACGTTGTTACAGGTTTTGCAGGAACTTCTTTGCAGCCAAACTCTGGTGCGCAAGGAGAATTTGCAGGATTGATGGTCATCAGAGCCTACCACGAATCAAGAGGAGATACACACAGAAACATCTGTTTAATTCCAGCGTCTGCACACGGAACCAACCCAGCAAGTGCCGTGATGGCAGGGATGAAAGTTGTTGTAACCAAAACGTCTGAAGACGGAAATATAGACATCGACGACTTGCGTGAAAAAGCATTGCTTCACAAAGACAATTTAGCAGCGTTAATGGTAACCTATCCATCAACACACGGCGTTTTTGAAGCAACCATTAAAGACATTACACAAATCATTCACGATAATGGTGGACAAGTATACATGGATGGTGCCAATATGAACGCACAAGTAGGACTGACAAATCCTGCTACAATTGGTGCCGATGTTTGTCACTTAAATCTACACAAAACATTCGCCATTCCACATGGCGGCGGCGGACCTGGTGTTGGACCAATTTGTGTAGCAGCACACTTAACACCTTTCTTACCAAGCAATCCAATCATTGAAACTGGTGGCGAACAAGCCATTACTTCAATTTCTGCGGCGCCTTGGGGAAGTGCCTTGGTATGTTTAATCTCGTACGGATACATTACCATGTTAGGGTCAAGAGGATTGACAGAAGCGACAGAATATGCCATCTTAAATGCAAACTATATCAAAGGTCGTTTGGAAGGTCAGTACGACATTTTATACACCAATGAACGTGGACGTTGTGCGCACGAAATGATCATTGATTGCCGTCCATTCAAACAACACGGAATAGAAGTCACAGACATAGCCAAACGTTTGATGGATTATGGTTTCCATGCGCCAACAGTTTCATTCCCTGTAGCTGGAACGATTATGATTGAGCCAACGGAAAGTGAAAGTGTCGCAGAATTAGACCGTTTCTGTGATGCGATGTTAGCTATTTTTGAAGAAATTTCAGAAGCAAGCGCAAGTGACACCAACAATGTGATGAAAAATGCACCACATACACTCGGAATGTTAACAGCTGACGAATGGAATCTTCCATACTCGCGTCAAAAAGCTGGATTCCCATTGTCCTTTGTGGCTGAAAACAAATTCTGGCCAACCGTTCGCAGAGTAGACGATGCTTATGGAGACAGAAACTTAATTTGTACGTGTGCGCCTATTGAGGAATATGCAGAAGCATAA
- a CDS encoding 3-oxoacyl-ACP synthase III family protein: protein MKVKITGTGCYIPSEVEINEAFLQHQFLNEDGSPFKQNTAIIIKKFKSITGIDERRYAETHHSSSDLGFFAAEKAIANANIDPETLDYIIFAHNFGDVKHNTIQSDMVPSLASRVKHNLRIKNPKCVAYDVIFGCPGWLEGMIQAYAFIKAGIAKKCLVIGSETLSRVVDVHDRDSMIYSDGAGATIIETTTEDCGIIAHETATHSYDEAHYLYFGKSNNPELSDDTRYIKMYGRKIYEFALTHVPAAMKACLDKSGVAIDDLKKVFIHQANEKMDEAIIERFYNLYDKEAPKSIMPMTIHNLGNSSVATIPTLFDMVTKGQVENQDIQKGDIIMFASVGAGMNINAIVYKY, encoded by the coding sequence ATGAAAGTGAAAATAACTGGGACAGGATGTTATATTCCCTCTGAAGTTGAAATCAATGAAGCTTTCCTTCAACACCAATTTTTAAATGAAGATGGTAGCCCTTTTAAACAAAACACAGCTATTATTATAAAAAAATTCAAGTCGATTACAGGAATTGATGAACGCAGGTATGCAGAAACGCATCATTCTTCTTCAGACTTAGGATTTTTTGCCGCTGAAAAAGCAATTGCTAATGCCAATATTGATCCTGAAACCTTAGATTATATCATTTTTGCACATAATTTTGGCGACGTAAAACACAATACCATTCAAAGTGACATGGTACCAAGTTTGGCAAGTAGAGTAAAACACAACTTGCGCATCAAGAATCCAAAATGTGTTGCGTACGATGTTATATTTGGTTGTCCAGGTTGGCTTGAAGGCATGATACAAGCGTATGCTTTTATCAAAGCAGGAATTGCTAAAAAATGCCTTGTTATTGGCTCAGAAACCTTATCACGCGTTGTGGATGTTCATGACCGAGATTCTATGATTTACTCAGATGGTGCTGGCGCAACAATTATTGAAACTACTACCGAAGATTGTGGCATTATTGCACATGAAACTGCAACACATTCGTATGATGAAGCGCATTATTTATACTTTGGAAAATCAAACAATCCTGAGTTGAGCGACGATACGCGATACATAAAAATGTACGGTCGAAAAATATACGAATTTGCTTTGACGCATGTGCCAGCAGCCATGAAAGCTTGTTTAGACAAAAGTGGTGTTGCTATTGATGATTTGAAAAAAGTATTCATTCATCAAGCCAATGAAAAGATGGACGAAGCTATTATAGAGCGTTTTTACAACTTATATGATAAAGAAGCTCCTAAAAGCATTATGCCAATGACTATTCATAATTTAGGAAACAGTTCGGTGGCAACGATTCCAACGTTATTTGATATGGTTACCAAAGGACAAGTAGAAAATCAAGACATACAAAAAGGTGACATCAT